Proteins from one Fragaria vesca subsp. vesca linkage group LG6, FraVesHawaii_1.0, whole genome shotgun sequence genomic window:
- the LOC101309364 gene encoding glyoxylate/succinic semialdehyde reductase 2, chloroplastic-like, whose protein sequence is MSMSFLVKPSNCHHLSSLTAMAMSSTFCPHIPNHLRSIPICSSPTKPISLSLKAFSSQPSNASSTDELPARVGFLGLGIMGSPMAQNLIKSGCDVTVWNRTKSKCDPFISLGAKYKPSPAEVAASCDVTFAMLADPESAVDVALGKDGAASGMSTGKGYVDVSTVDGETSKLISGHIKAAGALFLEAPVSGSKKPAEDGQLIFLTAGDKSLYEIAAPLLDVMGKSRFYLGEVGNGAAMKLVVNMIMGSMMASFSEGLVLTEKIGLDPKVLVEVISQGAISSPMYSLKGPSMIKSLYPTAFPLKHQQKDMRLALGLAESVSQSTPLAAAANELYKVAKSHGLSDEDFSAVIEALKQKLKR, encoded by the exons ATGAGCATGTCCTTCTTGGTCAAGCCTAGTAATTGTCACCACTTATCATCTTTAACTGCCATGGCAATGTCCTCAACCTTCTGCCCTCATATTCCTAACCACTTGAGAAGTATACCCATTTGCTCATCCCCTACAAAACCCATCTCTCTTTCTCTCAAGGCTTTCTCTTCTCAACCATCCAATGCTTCTTCCACAG ATGAATTGCCAGCACGTGTGGGTTTCCTTGGTCTTGGAATCATGGGTTCTCCGATGGCACAGAATCTCATAAAATCTGG GTGTGATGTGACTGTTTGGAATAGGACGAAGAGCAAATGTGATCCCTTCATCAGCTTAGGTGCAAA ATATAAACCCTCCCCTGCAGAAGTAGCTGCATCTTGTGATGTCACATTTGCCATGCTTGCTGACCCTGAAAGTGCT GTTGATGTTGCTCTTGGGAAGGATGGAGCTGCTAGTGGAATGAGTACAGGAAAAGG GTATGTGGATGTTTCAACTGTTGATGGTGAAACTTCTAAACTGATTAGTGGTCATATCAAAGCTGCTGGGGCATTATTTTTAGAG GCTCCAGTTTCGGGCTCAAAAAAACCAGCAGAAGATGGGCAACTAATATTTCTTACTGCAG GTGACAAATCTTTGTATGAAATAGCGGCACCGCTTTTGGACGTCATGGGGAAG TCAAGATTTTACCTTGGAGAGGTTGGAAACGGTGCTGCCATGAAACTTGTTGTCAACATGATCATGGGAAG TATGATGGCCTCATTTTCAGAAGGGTTGGTTCTCACTGAGAAAATAGGGTTGGACCCAAAAGTACTAGTTGAG GTGATCTCACAGGGTGCCATTAGCTCACCAATGTACTCACTCAAAGGCCCATCAATGATTAAATCTCTATACCCTACTGCGTTTCCCTTGAAGCACCAACAAAAG GACATGAGGCTTGCTCTGGGATTAGCAGAATCTGTTTCCCAATCTACGCCGCTTGCAGCAGCTGCAAATGAACTGTACAAGGTAGCAAAGTCACACGGCCTCAGCGACGAAGACTTTTCAGCAGTCATTGAAGCACTGAAACAGAAGTTGAAGCGCTAG
- the LOC101309651 gene encoding RNA-binding protein Musashi homolog Rbp6-like has product MEDFSEQSRFDDNQIGYDGEEQFQEQYEQPQEQQFDSGREFEGNHNNSNNNVDSEGNEFRDSSFSSRADAAAGKLFVGGVSWETTEDTFTNYFSKYGEIADSVIMLDKHTGRPRGFGFITFADSVAADAVLEEEHVIDGRVVEVKRTVPREDIGFKGGSKRKKIFVGGIPTSLSDEELGDYFSTFGSIVEHQIMVDHKTGRSRGFGFVTFENEDSLDKVFSEGKIHELGGKQVEIKRAEPKRPGDFSGSAARSYGVLGGAAAGYGGYNSGGRFNGKMGRGYGGPGGYGAAYGNYNNYAGNYAANYAGFYGGYGGYGYGFGFGGPMYGNAGYGASGYGMPGGYGAPTGYGGGKGYGSGSADRGGRGRGRGGSSYNAGRGYGRSGDSTTGRYHPYQN; this is encoded by the exons ATGGAAGATTTCTCGGAGCAGAGTCGATTCGATGACAACCAAATCGGGTATGATGGGGAGGAACAATTTCAAGAACAATATGAACAGCCGCAGGAGCAGCAATTTGATTCCGGCCGTGAGTTTGAGGGCAACCATAACAACAGCAACAACAACGTAGATAGTGAAGGCAATGAGTTTAGGGATTCTTCCTTCAGTAGTCGTGCCGATGCCGCCGCAGG GAAACTATTCGTAGGAGGCGTTTCGTGGGAGACCACTGAAG ATACCTTTACCAATTACTTCAGCAAATATGGAGAAATAGCAGATTCTGTTATAATGTTAGACAAACATACTGGGAGGCCAAGGGGGTTTGGATTCATAACGTTTGCTGATTCAGTGGCTGCTGATGCAGTTTTGGAGGAAGAACATGTCATAGATGGCAGAGTG GTGGAGGTGAAGAGAACTGTTCCCAGGGAGGATATCGGATTTAAGGGGGGATCAAAAAGAAAGAAAATTTTTGTTGGTGGGATACCAACATCATTGTCTGATG AGGAATTGGGTGACTATTTCTCTACATTTGGTAGCATTGTTGAGCACCAGATTATGGTAGATCATAAAACTGGGAGGTCTAGAGGTTTTGGGTTTGTCACTTTTGAGAATGAAGACTCTCTTGACAAGGTATTCTCAGAAGGAAAAATACATGAACTTGGAGGCAAACAG GTGGAAATAAAAAGGGCTGAACCTAAAAGGCCTGGTGACTTTAGCGGTAGTGCTGCAAGGTCATATGGTGTCTTAGGCGGCGCTGCAGCTGGATATGGTGGATATAATTCTGGAGGTCGTTTCAACGGAAAAATGGGCAGGGGCTATGGTGGACCTGGTGGATATGGTGCTGCCTATGGGAATTACAACAATTATGCTGGAAACTATGCTGCGAACTATGCAGGTTTTTATGGTGGTTATGGTGGATATGGATATGGTTTTGGGTTTGGTGGACCCATGTATGGCAATGCCGGATATGGAGCGAGCGGTTATGGCATGCCTGGTGGTTATGGCGCTCCTACTGGTTATGGTGGTGGTAAAGGGTATGGAAGTGGCTCTGCTGATCGGGGTGGTAGGGGTCGGGGTCGTGGTGGTAGCAGTTACAATGCTGGTAGAGGATATGGTAGGAGTGGTGATTCTACAACCGGAAGATATCATCCTTATCAAAATTGA
- the LOC101296794 gene encoding uncharacterized protein LOC101296794, translating to MLNVDRMVEDLRPSKADLRRLLNVADKRGFPGMVGSLDFFDEVCRGESPQVKYNVGDRQYGQCYYLVYGIYPKWGTFVKAIRNPITPQQAHFTKMQESFRKDVERAFGILQARFAIVRGPARGWDREDIQYIMMTCIILHNMIVEDERDETGDNHKVDPDEVPTRPRRAEIYNHYEVDHLVERDPPALGEFMRRYQQVRYPIVHKSLQEDFINHLWNVKQKVEQNRM from the exons ATGTTAAATGTTGATAGGATG GTTGAGGATTTGCGACCATCAAAGGCAGATTTGCGGCGGTTGCTCAATGTTGCTGACAAAAGAGGGTTCCCTGGAATGGTTGGAAGTCTCGACT TCTTCGACGAAGTCTGTAGAGGTGAGTCGCCTCAAGTCAAATACAATGTTGGAGATCGACAATATGGTCAATGCTACTACCTAGTTTATGGGATCTACCCGAAATGGGGGACTTTTGTGAAAGCAATTAGAAACCCGATCACTCCACAACAAGCTCATTTTACAAAGATGCAGGAGTCATTCCGAAAAGATGTGGAGAGAGCATTTGGAATACTCCAAGCTCGTTTTGCAATTGTGAGAGGACCAGCTCGTGGATGGGACAGGGAAGATATCCAGTACATCATGATGACTTGCATTATTTTGCATAATATGATTGTTGAAGATGAGCGCGATGAAACTGGAGATAATCATAAAGTTGATCCCGATGAGGTCCCAACAAGACCAAGGAGAGCAGAAATATATAACCATTATGAAGTAGATCATTTGGTTGAGCGTGATCCTCCTGCACTTGGTGAATTCATGCGCCGATACCAACAGGTTAGATATCCAATTGTGCATAAAAGCCTCCAGGAGGATTTCATTAATCACCTATGGAATGTGAAGCAGAAGGTAGAGCAGAACCGCATGTGA
- the LOC101309948 gene encoding uncharacterized protein LOC101309948, whose protein sequence is MEIEVEDRSKLVVEKGQKAVFGRGNGFNTTDPTVSRRQVLLELEHRNANQTEPRISFEVLGRNPIWVRSHKEGEVRVFRRSEKGELAAGDWLCVSGKRPIWFKVRNIEEEEEDKRISESESELAKGLINGSEWEGADVSGIDPVKEFGFIVMGHEFDQYPKQMIRDIKNWDWFLEEPRKESDDDEYEGKGRRGGRRKRKKGEEDDNEEWTGDSEVDAEFVAKLRKVNKPKYSTRSKAHNEPQKKAKGSKSSVQKMTSAADEEGIDDDDDETLGGFIVGEDGLEDEEDPDGTDEFEEEEEFVEEDDDDE, encoded by the exons ATGGAAATCGAAGTTGAAGACCGCTCAAAACTTGTAGTAGAGAAAGGTCAGAAGGCCGTATTTGGAAGAGGAAATGGGTTCAACACCACCGACCCAACAGTGTCTCGCCGCCAGGTTTTGCTCGAACTCGAGCACAGAAACGCAAACCAAACAGAGCCCAGAATCTCATTCGAGGTTCTTGGGAGGAACCCCATCTGGGTCCGTAGCCACAAAGAGGGGGAAGTCAGGGTTTTCAGAAGGTCGGAGAAGGGTGAGCTGGCCGCCGGTGATTGGCTCTGCGTGTCGGGGAAGAGACCCATTTGGTTTAAAGTGAGAAATATTGAGGAGGAAGAGGAAGATAAGAGGATTTCGGAGAGTGAGAGTGAATTGGCTAAGGGTTTGATAAATGGGTCTGAATGGGAAGGTGCTGATGTTTCTGGCATTGACCCTGTTAAAG AGTTTGGTTTTATTGTAATGGGGCATGAGTTTGATCAGTATCCGAAGCAAATGATCCGCGATATAAAGAACTGGGACTGGTTTCTTGAGGAACCTAGAAAAGAAAGCGACGATGATGAATATGAAGGGAAGGGAAGGAGGGGTGGGAGAAGAAAGAGGAAAAAAGGTGAAGAAGACGACAATGAAGAGTGGACAGGGGATAGTGAAGTTGATGCAGAGTTTGTTGCAAAACTTAGAAAGGTAAATAAGCCAAAATATTCTACCAGATCGAAGGCCCATAATGAACCTCAGAAGAAAGCAAAAGGTAGTAAAAGTTCTGTTCAGAAGATGACTTCTGCTGCGGATGAAGAGGGCATAGACGATGACGATGATGAAACACTTGGAGGCTTCATTGTAGGGGAGGACGGCTTGGAAGACGAAGAAGACCCTGATGGAACTGATGAATTTGAAGAAGAGGAGGAATTTGTTGAAGAAGATGATGATGATGAATGA
- the LOC101310239 gene encoding serine/threonine-protein phosphatase 7 long form homolog, with protein sequence MESHVDPGPIDKSLLYDQDNHISSAIWDGQERGVLRCHEHTSMLEHWKLTPRQMVLVEKAGFGYFRTIPTIILDNSLISALVERWRRETNTFHLPVGEMTITLEDVALILGLPVDGNPVIGPTVRTPSIVCQQLLGKVPKDLNGGMLKLNWLREFFSKCPDDASAEETACHTRAYLLYLVGCTIFSTTTGNKVSVSFLTLFENFDEAGRFAWGAAALAFLYRALGNASLKSQGTISGSLTLLQCWSYYHLNVGQPKFNEEPNQGCFPFALRWKGRSSGTRSKTNISAYRKALDSLQYYDVRWCPYKDLDSTVIPEDINSNLILRTSKTMLICFGKAERHLPDRCLRQFGMLQPIPEHPQKWERKIPAFDQGLDFSKEMEVELKGKIRSEIREWLERGFYIVEDEEGVDESEYMDWYEKITRKYVGRPESLESEFQRMVGAMREIENIADSLPMAEMGSQDRKLLAEVKGTLQSCFNDVVGNSKRGRSKNAVKRKREGG encoded by the exons ATGGAGTCACATGTGGATCCTGGACCAATTGACAAGTCTTTACTTTATGATCAAGACAATCACATTAGTTCTGCTATTTGGGATGGACAG GAGCGTGGTGTGCTTAGATGTCATGAACACACTTCAATGCTTGAACACTGGAAACTCACACCTAGGCAAATGGTGTTGGTGGAGAAGGCCGGATTCGGGTACTTCAGAACAATTCCGACAATTATTCTTGACAATTCACTCATCTCGGCCCTTGTTGAAAGGTGGAGGAGAGAAACAAATACATTTCATTTGCCTGTTGGAGAAATGACTATAACACTTGAAGATGTTGCACTTATACTGGGGCTACCAGTTGACGGAAATCCTGTTATAGGCCCTACAGTGAGGACACCCAGCATAGTGTGTCAACAGTTACTGGGGAAAGTACCGAAGGACCTAAATGGGGGAATGTTGAAGCTAAATTGGTTGAGAGAGTTCTTCTCCAAATGTCCTGATGATGCATCAGCTGAAGAGACGGCATGCCATACACGTGCTTACCTCCTATATCTTGTGGGCTGTACAATATTTTCCACAACTACTGGCAATAAAGTCTCTGTTTCTTTTCTCACACTATTTGAGAATTTTGATGAAGCTGGAAGATTTGCATGGGGTGCGGCAGCATTGGCATTCCTCTACAGAGCTCTTGGTAACGCCTCCCTTAAATCTCAAGGCACAATTAGTGGCTCTTTGACACTATTGCAG TGTTGGAGTTATTATCACCTGAATGTTGGCCAACCAAAGTTCAATGAGGAGCCAAACCAGGGTTGTTTTCCATTTGCACTTAGGTGGAAAGGACGATCTAGTGGAACAAGATCGAAAACTAACATTAGTGCCTACCGCAAGGCCCTGGATTCCCTTCAATACTATGAT GTAAGATGGTGTCCTTACAAAGATTTGGATTCTACAGTTATACCCGAAGATATAAACAGTAATCTCATTTTACGGACATCAAAAACTATGTTGATATGCTTTGGTAAGGCAGAAAGACACCTCCCAGATCGTTGCCTGAGGCAGTTTGGCATGCTTCAACCTATCCCGGAGCATCCTCAGAAATGGGAGAGGAAGATTCCCGCTTTTGATCAGGGATTAGACTTTTCAAAGGAGATGGAGGTGGAACTGAAAGGGAAAATACGCTCAGAGATTAGGGAATGGTTAGAGCGTGGTTTCTACATTGTGGAAGACGAGGAAGGTGTGGATGAAAGCGAGTACATGGATTGGTATGAGAAAATTACTCGTAAATATGTTGGGAGGCCTGAATCTTTAGAATCTGAGTTTCAAAGAATG GTTGGTGCTATGAGAGAAATAGAAAATATAGCTGATTCTTTGCCAATGGCAGAGATGGGTTCGCAAGATAGGAAGTTGCTTGCTGAAGTTAAGGGCACATTGCAGTCATGCTTTAATGATGTTGTTGGAAATTCAAAAAGGGGTAGGAGTAAGAATGCTGTAAAACGTAAGAGGGAGGGAGGATGA